From a region of the Castanea sativa cultivar Marrone di Chiusa Pesio chromosome 10, ASM4071231v1 genome:
- the LOC142614255 gene encoding polygalacturonase At1g48100 has protein sequence MKCSLVTLLVFCISLVCFFLSTQARWHSHSKHKHIHHPHNLSHISQPPSPAPAPSDPSNDGNSHDYTGLFDVRNFGAVGDGVADDTEAFKMAWDTACQSDSAVILVPYGFSFMIQSTIFTGPCQGGLVFQIDGTLMPPAGPDSWPKNNSRRQWLVFYRINEMSLQGGGLIDGRGEKWWNLPCKPHKGINGTTVPGPCDSPIAIRFFMSSNLSVKGLKIKNGPQFHFRFDNCKNVHVESIYITAPASSPNTDGIHIENTNDVRIYNSVISNGDDCVSIGSGCYDVDIRNITCGPGHGISIGSLGNHNTHACVSNVTVRDSVIKVSDNGVRIKTWQGGSGAVSGVTFSNIHMDNVRNPIIVDQFYCLTKACTNQTSAVFVSDILYTNIKGTYDVRNPPMRFACSDSVPCTNLTLSDVELLPAQGDIVLGPFCWNAYGDLKTLTIPPVSCLLEGTPQSILNNDIDSC, from the exons ATGAAGTGTTCTCTTGTGACATTACTTGTATTCTGCATTTCTTTGGTTTGCTTCTTTCTTTCCACCCAAGCTAGATGGCATAGCCATTCAAAACACAAGCATATTCATCACCCTCACAATTTATCCCATATTTCACAACCTCCATCTCCTGCTCCTGCGCCTTCTGACCCATCCAATGATGGGAATTCCCATGATTATACTGGTTTATTTGATGTACGAAACTTTGGTGCTGTCGGGGATGGTGTAGCAGATGACACAGAGGCATTTAAGATGGCGTGGGACACAGCATGTCAAAGTGATTCAGCAGTAATTCTTGTTCCCTATGGTTTCTCCTTCATGATTCAGTCAACAATTTTCACAGGTCCTTGTCAAGGTGGCTTAGTCTTTCAG ATTGATGGAACTCTTATGCCCCCGGCTGGACCTGATTCCTGGCCAAAGAATAACAGTAGGAGACAGTGGCTGGTCTTTTACAGAATCAATGAAATGTCTCTTCAAGGAGGTGGCCTAATAGATGGGAGAGGAGAAAAATGGTGGAATCTTCCTTGCAAACCCCACAAG GGGATTAATGGAACGACAGTGCCTGGACCTTGTGATAGCCCCATT GCCATAAGGTTCTTTATGAGCTCCAACTTGAGTGTGAAAGGGCTCAAAATCAAGAATGGCCCCCAGTTCCACTTCAGATTTGATAATTGCAAAAATGTCCATGTCGAATCAATTTACATAACAGCACCTGCCTCAAGTCCCAACACTGATGGGATTCACATAGAGAATACAAATGATGTCAGAATATATAATTCAGTCATTTCTAATG GAGATGATTGTGTGTCGATTGGATCAGGTTGTTATGATGTAGACATAAGGAACATCACATGTGGACCTGGCCATGGAATCAG CATTGGGAGTCTAGGCAATCACAACACGCATGCCTGTGTTTCCAATGTTACTGTTAGAGACTCAGTAATTAAAGTTTCAGACAATGGAGTTAGAATCAAGACCTGGCAAGGTGGATCAGGAGCTGTATCCGGAGTAACATTCAGTAATATTCACATGGATAACGTCCGGAATCCGATTATAGTTGATCAATTCTACTGCCTCACCAAGGCGTGCACCAACCAAACCTCAGCAGTTTTTGTGTCAGACATATTATACACAAACATAAAGGGAACCTATGATGTTCGAAACCCGCCAATGCGTTTTGCCTGCAGTGATTCTGTCCCATGCACCAACTTAACACTCTCTGATGTTGAGCTTCTTCCTGCTCAAGGAGATATAGTATTAGGCCCATTCTGTTGGAATGCTTATGGAGATCTGAAAACACTAACAATTCCACCAGTCTCCTGCTTGTTGGAGGGCACTCCCCAGTCCATCTTAAACAATGACATAGACAGTTGCTGA